The following DNA comes from Catenulispora sp. EB89.
CGTGACGACGAGCAGGACGAAGGCATCAGAGGCGGCCACGGGGGCCACGCACGCCGCCGGCACGGCGACGAAGGCGACGGCCGGCAAGGCGGTGCCCAAGCCGACTCGGGCCGCGACCGGGGCCAAGGCCTCGCCGCCGACCCGCCGCCCCGGCGCCGGTGAGGCGCGACGGTCGGCGACCGGGCCGGCCGCTTCGGTGTCGGCCAAGAGTACGGCGCAGAACGCGGCCCAGGCCACGGCCGAAGCCACCCCGAAGACGGCCCCGAAGCCGTCGGCGACCACCACCTCGGCAGAGGTTCCCGCGGACAAGGAGACTCCCATGACGGTCACGCAGATCACCGAGACCGTGGCCGGGGTCGGCGGGCTGCCGCCGTACCGGACCGGTGAGGACCCCTGGACCCCGGACGAGGTCGGCGAGCTCCAGGCCGAGCTCGAGGGCGACGCAGCGCGGCTGCGCCGGGAGATCAGCACCGCCGAGACCGGCATCGCCGACCTGCTGCGGGACTCCGGCGAGGGGGCCGGCGACGACCAGGCCGACGCCGGGACCAAGAACTTCGAGCGCGAGCACGAGATGGCCATAGCCAACAACGCCCGGGAGATGCTGCAGCAGACCGAGCGCGCGCTGGCCCGGCTGGCGGCCGGCACCTACGGCGTGTGCGAGTCCTGCGGCGAGCCGGTCGGCAAGTACCGGCTGCAGGCGTTCCCGCGGGCCACGCTGTGCATGAGCTGCAAGCAGAAGCAGGAACGCCGCTGAGGTACGGATCCGGCCCGGCGGAGGTGCCGGGCCGGGATCGTTGCTCAGGAGATCTTTCCTGATGCGATCTTCCCCGCGTGATCGTGCCTCGTCCCCGGTGCCGCGAAGGTAGGGTGTGCGCGTGGCTTCAGAAGTACGTGCGGATTCAGAGGTGGCCGAGGACGTGGTCGGGATCGTCGACGAGACTGCCGGGGATGCCGAGGTGACCGGTGCCTCTGAGGTTTCCGAGTCGGATTCCCCGAGCGCCGAGGCCGAGATCCAGACCGAGACCCAGACCCAGCCTGACATCGAGCTCGAGGCCGCCCCGCACCGCAAGCGCCGCATCGGCGTGGTGCTGGTCTTCGCGGCGCTGGCCCTGGCCATCGACGCGGTCAGCAAGGCGCTGGTGGTCGCCAAGCTCCAGGACCGCGGTCCGGTGCACGTGCCCGGCGGCTTCCTGGACCTCAACCTGATCCGCAACTCCGGGGCGGCCTTCTCCATCGGCGAGGGCCAGACCTGGGTGTTCACCTTCATCGCCGCGTGCGTGGTGTTCGTGATCCTGCGGGTCTCGCGCAATCTGCGCTCGCTGCCCTGGGCCATCGCGCTGGGGCTGCTGCTCGGCGGCGCGCTCGGGAACCTGAGCGACCGGCTGTTCCGGGCGCCGGGGGTGGGGCGCGGCGATGTCGTGGACTTCCTGCAGTTCCCGACGTTCCCGCTGGTGCACTACAACTTCCCGGTGTTCAACCTCGCCGACTCCTCGATCGTGGTCGGCGGCTGCCTCATGGTGCTGCTGTCCTTCCTCGGCATGCAGCCGGACGGGTCGCGGCACAAGGACGTGAAGCCGGAGGCCGTGGCGGTGCCGGCGCCGTCCTCGTCGGGGGACGCCGAGCCCGAGGACTCCTCCGGCAAGGACGCGTAGTCCGAGGCTGCCCCGCGCTGCCGGATAATGGTGGCCATGTCTGATCTCCGTAGCCTCCCCATCCCGGACGGCCTCGAGGGCGAACGCCTCGACGCCGCGCTGGCCCGCATGTTCGGCCTGTCCCGGACCCGCGCCGCCGAGCTGGCCGCGGACGGCCGGGTGCGGCTGGACGGCGCGGAGGCCGGGAAGTCCGACCGGGTGCGCGGCGGGGCGTGGCTGGAGATCGAGCTGCCACCGGCCGCCGACCCGGTGGCGGTGAAGGCCGAGGCCGTCGAGGGCATGCGGATCGTGCACGACGACGAGGACATCGTGGTCATCGACAAGCCGGTCGGGGTCGCGGCGCACCCGAGCGTGGGGTGGCTGGGGACGACCGTCATCGGCGGGCTGGCCGCGGCCGGGTACCGGATCTCGACTTCCGGGTCCGCCGAGCGCCAGGGCGTCGTGCACCGGCTGGACGTCGGGACGAGCGGCCTGATGGTCGTGGCGAAGTCCGAGCGCGCCTACACGCTGCTCAAGCAGGCCTTCCGCGACCGGACCGTGGACAAGCGCTACCACACGCTGGTGCAGGGGCACCCGGACCCGATGCGCGGGACCGTGGACGCGCCGATCGGTCGGCACCCGCACCACGACTACAAGTTCGCGGTGGTCCGGGACGGCAAGGACAGCGTCACGCACTACGAGACGATCGAGGCCTACCGCGCGGCGACGCTGCTGGCGATCAAGCTGGAGACGGGGCGGACGCACCAGATCCGCGTGCACATGGCGGCGCTGCGGCACCCCTGCGTCGGGGACCTGCAGTACGGCGCGGACCCGAAGCTGGGGGAGCGGCTGGGGCTGACGCGGCAGTGGTTGCACGCGGTGAGCCTGGGGTTCGAGCATCCCGGGACCGGGGAGTGGGTGCAGTTCGAGAGCCAGTACCCGGATGATCTTCAGCGCGCGCTGGACCTCATCGCGGCCGAGAGCTGATTCGACACCCGTTTCATCGAGCCCTGCGGCGTTGCTGCGGGGCGCCGGGGGATCTTGGCGGTTCACTGGACCCGTGCAGAGAACGGATTGGTGGTGGCCCCCGGCGCATCCGCGCACCTGGGCGTCGATGGTCGGTGCGGTCCTGCTGGTGGCGCTGGCCACAGGGGTCGGCGTCTACCTGTCCCACCTGGACCGCGGCGGCCGGCACAGCGGCTTCGGCGCGGGCGCGACCGGCGCGCCGGACCGCGTCGACATCGTGGCGACCATCAACCGGGTCGAGGCCGCGCGCAACGACGCGCAGGTGCGGGTGTTCGTGACCGTCGTCGGTAAATATGCCAAGGGCGGCGACGGCGTCTTCCCGACGCAGGACCTGACCGTCGAGACCTCGTCGCTGTCCTCCGGCGAGCTGACCTACCCGGCCGGCAAGCGCATCGTGTCCAAGGACATGCTGATGGACCTGCCCGGCGGCGACATCGCCGACTACCCGTTCGACCGCTACTCGACCACCCTCGCCTTCGCCGCGACCATCGGCGGCGAACCGGCCCCGACCGCCGTCGAGATCGTCGACTCCGACCCCGGCTTCGTCACCCGCGCGACCGTGAACGGCGACGAGTCCGAACCCGGCTTCGACATCCAACTGCGCCGGACCCGCGGCACGTTCGTGATGGTGTGGCTGATGTACGTCATCATGTGGGCCCTGGCCCTGTCCGTCCTGACCGGCGCACTGGTGATGGGCCACCGCCGCCTGGGCATGGTCTGGCCGGGCCTGGGCTGGATGGCGGCCTCGCTGTTCGCCCTGGCCGGGTACCGGAACACCGCGCCGGGCCAGCCGCCGATCGGCTGCCTGCTGGACTACACGGTGTTCCTGTGGGCCGAGGCGATCGTGGCGTTCTCGATGGTCTACGCGGTGCTGCGGGGGACCAAGGTCGAGGTGGCGGCGGAGGCGGGGCGGTAGCGGCTACCCCTCCCGCCCGATCTCCGCCACTACCGCGTCCGTCAGCCGCACCAGGTCCCCGGGCGCCAGCTCGATCTCCATCCCGCGCTTGCCGGCCGAGCAGAACATGGTGTCGAACAGCTGGGCGGTCTCGTCGACCACGGTCGGCAGCGGTTTGCGCTGGCCTAGCGGGGAGACGCCGCCGAGGACGTAGCCGGTGGTGCGGGTGACGGCGGCGGGGTCGGCCATCGCCGCCTTCTTGCCGCCGACCGCGGTCGCCAGGGCCTTCAGGTCCAGGGAGCCGGAGACCGGGACGACCGCCACGACCAGGTCGCCGTCCACGTCCGCGACCAGGGTCTTGAAGACGCGGTCGGGTTCGACGCCCAGGGCGTCCGCCGCCTCCTGGCCGTAGGAGGCCGCGCTCGGGTCGTGGTCGTAGGTGTGGACGGTGAAGTCCACGCCTTCCTTGCTGAGCAGGGCGGTGGCCGGGGTTCCGCTCGCCTGCCGGTTCTTCGCTGCCATGCGGCAATGGTGCCAGGAAGGCTGTCGGCGCGGGTGTCGCAGGCGTCGCGGCGTCCTGGTTCGGCACCAACCGCCACTCCCGGCTGCCAGGATGGGGCGCGGCATGAAAAGCTGATGGACGATGAACGACCAGACTTCGCCGACTGCCGATGGGCAGAGCCAGGGTTCCTCGCCGTGGCGGAACCCCTTCGAGGAACCGCAGAGTGCCCAGGGCCTGCCGCAGGTGCCGAACCTTGTGCCGACCGGTCCCGGCGGACCGGGTGCGGCGGGCGCGCCGGGTGCCTCGGGCGGGCCCGGGCGCTCCGGGCGGTCGCTGCGCGAGCTGCTGCTGCTCTGGCGTCCCGACCTGCTGGCCGCGGCGATCCTGCTGGTCACCGGGACGGTCCTCGGCGTGCTGGCCGCGCTCGCGTGGTACCGCTTCGCGCCCACGGTGTGGCTGACGCTGCCGGCCAACGCGGTCTCGCAGGTCACCTCCGGCGTCGACCAGTCCGCGCTGCTGGTGGCGCCCGAGGCGAAGGGCATCGCGAGCGTCGACGGGTACTACTTCGTCTTCACCGCGATCGTCGGCCTGCTGCTCGGGATCCTCGGGTTCCTGCTGGCCCGCCGCGGCATGTTCGCGGGGCTCGACCGCGAGGGCAACCGGGAGGGCGCGGCGATCGGCGCCTGGGCCGGCGTGCTGCTCGGCGGGTTCGCCGCCTCGACGATCGCGGCCGCGCTCGGGCGCTGGGTGTCGATGCCCGACCCGCTGACGGTGCTGCACATCATCGCCGCCGGACACAACTTCCACGCGCCGGTCGCGCTGCACGCGCAGGGGCTCTACCTGGCCGCGCCGATGCTGGGGACGGTGCTGTTCCTGGCGCTGACGTGGGCTTTCACGAAGCCGTCGCCGCCGGACTGGCAGGGGCCGACGCAGGGGCAGGGGTACTTCACGGCGGCGAATCCTTATGGGCTGCCGGCCGGTCAGCAGGCCCCGGAGCAGCAGGGACAGCCGCAACCGCAAGGGCAGCCGCAGCCCCAGCCCCAGCATCAGCCGGGATCCGACAACGGATCAGGTCCCGCATCCGGCGCCGCCTCGGGCGCGCCGCAGGCGGACAACTCCCTGGGCTGACAAGCTGCCGTCGTTCTCGCACGCGCCGCCGCCGACCTTCCGTCGCGCGGCGGCGTTCTGCGTTCAGGCGCGGCAAGCAGCAAGCAGCAAGCGGCAAGCGGCGACCAGCGGCGCGCGTCTACCGACTCCGCCGCCGCAGCAGATCCACCGCCGGCAGCGACGGCAGGTTCTTCAAGATCCCCGTCTCCCGCCGCAGGATCTTCGCCTCGGCGCGCAGCCGGTCCACCGTCGTCTCCGTGGTGAGCAGCCGCTGCTTCTCGTACGTGTCCAGCACCGTCGCCGCGCCGATCAGATACGACAGCACCGTCGGATCCTCCGGCAGCTCCGGGATCGACCCGACCTGCACGCCCCGCAGCTCCGACAGCGCGGCCTGGTACTTGCGGAACAGCGCCGTCAGCCCCGGCGCCAGCACTTCGGCCTCCGGGCCGGCCACCTCGTCGAGCAGCTCGACCTCGCCGCGCGCGTAGGGCCCCTCGTCGTCGAAGGCCTCCAGCCGGAAGCGGTGCACTCCGGTGGTGGTGATGTCGAAGCGGCCGTCCTCGTACTCCACGATCGAGTCGATCTCGGCGGTGCAGCCCACGTCGTACAGCGCCGTGACGTTGCCGTGCCCCACCTCGTGCCCGTCCTTGACGGCGAGCACGCCGAACCGGCGCGGCGCGCCCTCCGGGAGCGCCGACAGGTCGCGGACCAGCTGCCGGTAGCGGTGTTCGAAAATGTGCAGGGGGAGTACGACGCCCGGGAAGAGCACGCTTCCGAGGGGGAACAGCGGTAGCTCTGTCGTCACGCACCCAATCTAGTCGCTGCCCGGCGCGGGGTGCCCACTCTGCGGACGCGCCGGACCGGCGTTCCTCGCCGAACTAGAATCGTGACGTGATCACTCGAATCGACCTGCGCGGTCGCGCTCTGGACACGAGCCAGACTGATCCTCGCGCCCTGGTACCCAGGGCCGAGCTGGATGTGGAGGCGGCCCTGGCCGTCGTCCGTCCGATCGTCGAGGACGTGCACCATCGCGGCGAGGCGGCGCTGATCGAGTACGGGGCGAAGTTCGACGGGGTCGAGCTGGAGCAGGTCAAGGTTCCGAAGGCGGCGCTCGCCGAGGCCGTGGAGCAGCTGGATCCGCAGGTCAAGGCCGCGCTGGAGGAGTCGATCCGCCGGGCCCGCAAGGTGCACCGGGACCAGCGCCGCCAGGCCTCGACCACGCAGGTCGTCCCGGGTGGCACCGTCAGCGAGCGCTGGGTGCCGGTGGACCGGGTCGGGCTGTACGTGCCCGGCGGCCGCGCCGTGTATCCGTCCTCCGTGGTGATGAACGTCGTGCCGGCGCAGGAGGCCGGGGTCGGCTCGCTGGCCGTCGCCTCGCCGCCGCAGAAGGAGTTCGGCGGGCTGCCGCACCCCACGATCCTGGCCGCGTGCGCGCTGCTCGGCGTGGACGAGGTCTACGCCGTCGGCGGGTCGCAGGCCGTCGCCATGTTCGCCTACGGCTACCAGGACGCAGACGGCGCCATCGTCTGCCGCCGTGCCGACCTGGTCACCGGCCCCGGCAACATCTACGTCGCCGCCGCCAAGCGGCTGCTCAAGGGCGTCATCGGCATCGACGCCGAGGCCGGCCCGACCGAGATCATGGTGGTCGCCGACGCCACCGCCGATGCCGGGATCGTCGCCGCCGACCTGATCAGCCAGGCCGAACACGACCCGCTGGCCGCCGCGGTGCTGGTCACCGACTCCGAGGAGCTGGCCGACCAGGTCGTCGGGGAGCTGGAGACCCGGGTCGCCGCGACCAAGCACGTCGAGCGGATCCGCGAGGCCCTGGCGGGGCGGCAGTCGGCGATCGTGCTGGTCGACGACATCGACGCGGCGCTGATCGTGGCCAACGGCTACGCCGCCGAGCACCTGGAGATCCAGACCCGGGACTCCGCCGCCGACGCCGCCAAGGTGCGCAACGCCGGCGCCGTGTTCGTCGGCTCCTTCGCGCCGGTGAGCCTCGGCGACTACCTGGCCGGCTCCAACCACGTGCTGCCCACCGGCGGCTGCGCCTGCCACAGCTCGGGGCTGTCGGTGCAGAGCTTCCTGCGCGGCATCCACGTCGTCGACTACACCCGCGAGGCCCTGGCCGAGGCCTCGGCGCTGGTCGTGGCCCTGGCCAACGCCGAGGACCTGCCCGCGCACGGCGAGGCCGTGACGGCCCGCTTCGAGGATCGGGGCTGAGACGTGGACTACCGCGACCTGCCGATCCGCGACGATCTGCGGGAGCTGACGCCGTACGGCGCGCCCCAGATCGACGTGCCGTATCCGCTGAACACGAACGAGAACCCGTACGGCCCGCCGGCCGAACTCGTGGCGGACCTGGCGAAGGCCGTCACCGACGCGGCGACCACGCTCAACCGCTACCCCGATCGCGACGCCACCGACCTGCGCAAGGACCTGGCCGACTACCTCGACCACGGCCTGACGGTCCGCAACGTCTGGGCCGCCAACGGCTCCAACGAGGTCCTGCAGCAGATCCTCCAGGTCTTCGGCGGCCCCGGCCGCAGCGCCATCGGCTTCGAACCCTCCTACTCGATGCACCGCCTGATCGCGCTGGCGACCGCCACCGAGTGGATCTCCGGCCTGCGCGAGGGCGACTACACGCTCGACGCCGCCAAGGCCGTCGCGGCGATCGAGAAGCACCAGCCGAACATCGTGTTCCTGACCTCGCCGAACAATCCGACCGGGACGGCGATGGAGCTGGACGTGATCCGGGCCGTGGTCAAGGCCGCGGACCAGGTCGGCGCGATGGTGGTGGTGGACGAGGCGTACTTCGAGTTCGCGCGGCCCGGCACTCCTTCGGCGCTGACGCTCTTGCCTGAGAACCCCCGGCTGATCGTCACGCGCACCATGTCGAAGGCGTTCGCCATGGCCGGCGCGCGCGTCGGCTACCTCGCCGCCGACCCGGCGGTGATCGACGCGCTGCTGCTGGTGCGCCTGCCGTACCACCTCTCGGCGCTCACGCAGGCCGCCGCGCGGACCGCGCTGAAGCACGTCGACGCGCTGCTCGGCACCGTGGACGCGGTGAAGGCGCAGCGGGACCGCATCGTCGCCGAGCTCGTCGCGCTCGGGCTGCACGTGGTCCCCTCCGACGCCAACTTCGTGTTCTTCGGCGTTCCGGGCGGGGACCAGAAGACGCTGTGGCAGAAGATCCTCGACCACGGCGTGCTGATCCGTGACGTGGGCATTCCCGGCATGCTGCGGGTCACCGCCGGGACCGAATCTGAGACGACGGCGTTCCTGGACGCCTTGAAGGAGAGTCTTGCCGTGTTGGATGGAGAATCGTGAGCCGCGTGGGCAGGGTGGAGCGGACGACCGGCGAGACCGGCGTCCTGGTGGAGATCGACCTCGACGGCACCGGCGAGGCCGAGATCTCCACCGGCGTGGGCTTCTTCGACCACATGCTGCACCAGCTGGCCAAGCACGGCCTGTTCGACCTCACCGTGAAGACCGAGGGCGACCTGCACATCGACGGCCACCACACCGTCGAGGACACCTCGCTGGCGCTGGGCGCGGCGTTCCGCGAGGCGCTGGGCACCAAGGCGGGCCTGCGCCGGTTCGCCGACGCCCGGGTGCCGCTGGACGAGACCCTGGCCGAGGTGGTCGTGGACCTGTCCGGGCGGCCGTACCTGGTGCACGAGATGCCCGAGCACCTGGCGCCGATGATCGGGGACTTCGACACCGAGCTGACCCGGCACATCTTCGAGTCGTTCGTGGCGCAGGCGCAGATCTGCCTGCACATCCGCGTGCCCTACGGCCGGATCGCGCACCACGTGGTCGAGGCCCAGTTCAAGGCGCTGGCCAGGGCGCTGCGGGAGGCGTGCACGCCGGACCCTAGAGTGAACGGTATTCCGAGCACGAAGGGTGTCCTTTAGAGATGACCGGCAGTTACGCGGCCGCGGGACTTCTGTTCCTCGGCCTTTTTCTCCTTGGCGGAGCGTTCTCGCTGTTCCGGCAGGCCTCCGGCAACGGCAACATGCGGGTGATGTCGATACTGCTGGTGCTGTGCGCCGGCATGGCGATCGCCGGCGGGGTGATGCGCTGGTGAGCAAGCCCTCCGTCGTGGTCCTGGACTACGGCTCCGGGAACATCCGCTCCGCCGAGCGGGCGCTGGAGCGGGCCGGGGCGCAGGTCAGCGTCACGGCGGACGTCGACGCCGCCTTGAACGCGGACGGGCTGTTCGTGCCCGGGGTGGGGGCGTACGCGGCGTGCATGGCCGGGCTCAAGGCGGTCAAGGGCGACCGGATCATCGGGCGGCGGCTGGCCGGGGGGCGGCCGGTGCTGGGGATCTGCGTCGGGATGCAGATCCTGTTCGAGCGCGGGGTGGAGCACGGCGTGGAGACCGCCGGATGCCACGAGTGGCCCGGGACCGTGGAGCGGCTGGACGCGCCGATCATCCCGCACATGGGGTGGAACACGCTGGACGTGGCCGCGGGGTCGCGGTTGTTCGCCGGGCTCGACGCCGACACGCGGTTCTACTTCGTTCACTCGTATGGGGTGCGCAAGTGGGAGCTGACCGACACCGGGCGGATGGCCGCGCCGTTGGTGACGTGGGCCACGCACGGCGAGCCGTTCGTCGCCGCGGTGGAGAACGGGCCGCTGTCGGCCACGCAGTTCCATCCGGAGAAGTCCGGCGACGCCGGTCTGCACGTGCTGCGGAACTGGCTCGAGCAGCTGTCCTGAACCCGACACCGTTAATCAACACTCGCAGAACAGGGATCTGATGTCCGGCTACCTCGAACTCCTGCCCGCCGTCGACGTCGCCGACGGCCAGGCCGTCCGTCTCGTGCAGGGCGCCGCCGGCTCCGAGACGTCCTACGGAGACCCGCTCGCCGCCGCGCTGGCCTGGCAGGAGGCCGGCGCCGAGTGGATCCACCTGGTGGACCTCGACGCCGCGTTCGGCCGCGGGACCAACGCCGACCTGCTGGCCGTGGTGATCGGGTCGGTGGACGTGAAGGTCGAGCTGTCCGGCGGCATCCGGGACAGCGTGTCGCTCAAGCGCGCCCTGGCCACCGGCTGCGCGCGCGTCAACCTCGGGACCGCCGCACTGGAGCGGCCGGAGTGGGTCAGCGAGGTGATCGCCGAGCACGGCGACAAGATCGCGGTCGGGCTGGACGTGCGGGGCACGACGCTGGCCGCGCGGGGCTGGACGCAGGAGGGCGGGCAGCTGTTCGAGGTGCTGCAGCGCCTGGACGCCGACGGCTGCGCGCGGTACGTGGTGACGGACGTGAACCGCGACGGGACGCTGACCGGGCCGAACCTGGACCTGCTGCGCGACGTCTGCGCGGCCACCGACAAGCCGGTCGTGGCCTCGGGCGGGGTGTCGTCGCTGGCGGACCTGGAGGCTCTGGCGACGCTGGTGCCGATCGGCGTCGAGGGCGCTATCGTCGGCAAGGCGCTGTACGCGGGCGCGTTCACGCTTGAAGAAGCCCTCGAACTCACCAGGAGTGCGTGAGATATATGAGCAGCATCCAGCGGATCGGCTCCGAAGGGCAATGGGAGAACGAGTACGGCTACTCGCGGGTGGTCGTCGCCGGGCCGCACGCGTGGGTCGCGGGGTGTACCGCCACTGTCGACGGCAGGGTGCAGGGGAACGGGGATCCGTACGCCCAGATGAAGGTCGCGCTGGAGATCGCTCGCAAGGCGTTGGAGCAGGCCGGGTTCGGGCTGCACGATGTGGTGCGGACCCGGTGGTATGTGGTGCATGCGCGGGATGTCGCCGAGGTGGGGCGGGCGCATGGGGAGGTTTTCGCGGAGTGCCGGCCTGCGGCCACGGCTTTGGTGGTGTCGGGGCTGACGGATCCTGGGATGTTGGTTGAGGTGGATTTGGATGCTTATCGGGTTGGGGCTGCTTAGCGTCGAGCCTCGGCCCGGTATTCATACCTTTGAGAAGGAGTAGCAAGTGAGCACCGCCGCCCTCGGCCAGCTGGCCGTCCGCGTCATCCCGTGCCTGGACGTCAACGCCGGGCGCGTGGTCAAGGGCGTGAACTTCGAGAACCTGCGGGACGCGGGGGATCCGGTGGAGTTGGCGCGGGCTTATGACGCGGCCGGTGCCGACGAGCTGACGTTTCTCGACGTCACCGCTTCGAGCGATGCGCGCGAGACGGTCTACGACGTGGTCGGCCGCACCGCGGACCAGGTCTTCATCCCGCTGACGGTCGGCGGCGGGGTGCGCTCGGTCCAGGACGTGGACCGCCTGCTGCGAGCCGGGGCGGACAAGGTCGGCGTGAACACGGCGGCGGTGACCCGCCCGGAACTGATCGCCGAGATCGCCGACCGCTTCGGAAACCAGGTACTGGTGCTGTCGGTCGACGCCCGCCGCTGCCCCGAGGGCGTGAGCACGGAATCCGGCTACGAGGTCACCACGCATGGCGGCCGCCGCTCCACCGGCATCGACGCCGTGGCGTGGGCGGCGCGAGCGGCGGAGCTGGGGGCGGGCGAGATCCTTCTGAACTCGATCGACGCCGACGGCATGAAGCAGGGCTTCGACCTGGAGATGCTGGCTGCGGTGCGGGCCGCGGTGACCGTCCCCCTGATCGCCTCCGGCGGCGCGGGCGCGACGGAGCACTTCGCCCCGGCGGTCGGCGCGGGAGCGGACGCGGTGCTGGCGGCCTCGGTGTTCCACTTCGGGGACGTGACGATCGGCGAGGTCAAGGGTGCGCTGCGGGCGGCGGGGTTCCCGGTGCGGTAGGTGCGGGAGGTGCGGGAGCGTGGTGCTGCGGTGTGTAGGGCTCCGGTGTGTAGTGCCCCGCCCTACCAAGGGGGCTGACCACCTCAAATAGGGCTCTGTCGGCGATCTTGTTGCTGGCGTTTGATGGACCGATCAGGGACGGGCCCAGAATCACGAGCTGTCAACGTGCTCAGGTTGTGTAGCCCCTGTCGCGCATTCTGCGCGCACCAGGGGCCCACCACGCGCCTTCGCCGCCGTTGACGATCGAATCCGCATCCGAGGCCCTGGCCTCCGATGCATACAGCGCGTAGCTGTTGCGTGCGTCGGTCAGACTCTCTGATCCGTTGGGGCCGCCCCAGACCTCGTCGGCGTTCAGATCGTCTTGACCGTCGTCTTCCCAACCGCACTCGTTGCAGATCTCATAGTTGCCTCGAGCCTCGAGCGTCAAGAATCGACAACAGGGGCAAGCGTACGGACCGCCACCAGGCTGGGATGCAGCATCCACGCGGCCATCGACGAGTTCGCGCGCCGCTACGACAGGCTCCGCCTCGAACGACCAGACGTCAAACGCAGACCCCTGACCTCAACAAGGTCGCTGGCAGAGCCTTTAGTAGGGCGCGCGCCAGCAGATCCAGTTCAGGATCGGCGGCGGGCGCTTCGTCGTTAACGCCCAGGTCCGGAATTCGCGCAGAAGTTGGGTCGAACGTGGGCGTGGCGCTGCGGCCGGTTTGTGGTTTGCAGGCGATTTTTACGGCTTCGCCTAACGTTTGGTGACCTCGCAGGGGGACGCAGTTCGGTTGCGCGACTCGGGTCGCGCCGGCGGCCGGCGGTTTGCGCGGGGTCGCCTTTCCGCAGGGGTGTGATGGTTCGGGGTTGAAGATCAAAACCGTGGCGGGCACAACCGCTGCCCAAGGAACCGGACGGGTTCCGTAGCGGGCCGGGTTTGGTCGCCCGGGCTGCGGTCCGAGTGTGGGAAAACCGGTTTGTGTCCCTCGGTCGCGACGTCACCCGGAGGGAACCACGACGGTCCGGGGATATCAAGGCGAAGGCCGGCGGTCGTGCGCGGCGGCGGCGGTTGCGTACGCCTTGACATCCCCGGACCGTCGAGGTTGGCAGAGCCTGCCGCCGCAACCGAGGAACACAAACCGAAAACCGGGAGGGACGTGGTGGCGCGAGGCGCACACCCGTCACGGATGCAGAACCCTGGCATGAGCACCGACCGCCGTCACTTCCGCCGGCCGCTCGCGACTGCCGCGTGGATCCGGTGTGAGACCGGCCGCTGCCACGATCGTTGGCCGCGCGCCACCACCCCACCTCCATCCCGCTATGCACCCCGCATACATCCCAAGATGCAGTCCGCCCCCGCGCAAGGTCGCCATCCGGTCTGACGACCGCACCGCCCCGCGCCCCATAGCGTTGCCGCATGATCGAGGCACGCAGCCTGACTAAACGCTACGGCGACAAGACCGCCGTCTCCGACTTGTCCTTCACCGTCCGTCCTGGTGTGGTGACCGGCTTCCTCGGCCCGAACGGGGCCGGGAAGTCCACCACCATGCGCATGATTCTGGGGCTGGACCGGCCTACCTCCGGGGCGGTGACCGTCAATGGCAAGGCCTATGCCGAGCACGCCGCGCCGCTGCATGAGGTCGGTGCGCTGCTGGAGGCCAAGGCCATCCACACCGGGCGTACCGCCTACAACCAC
Coding sequences within:
- a CDS encoding DUF4436 family protein; amino-acid sequence: MQRTDWWWPPAHPRTWASMVGAVLLVALATGVGVYLSHLDRGGRHSGFGAGATGAPDRVDIVATINRVEAARNDAQVRVFVTVVGKYAKGGDGVFPTQDLTVETSSLSSGELTYPAGKRIVSKDMLMDLPGGDIADYPFDRYSTTLAFAATIGGEPAPTAVEIVDSDPGFVTRATVNGDESEPGFDIQLRRTRGTFVMVWLMYVIMWALALSVLTGALVMGHRRLGMVWPGLGWMAASLFALAGYRNTAPGQPPIGCLLDYTVFLWAEAIVAFSMVYAVLRGTKVEVAAEAGR
- a CDS encoding RluA family pseudouridine synthase, producing the protein MVAMSDLRSLPIPDGLEGERLDAALARMFGLSRTRAAELAADGRVRLDGAEAGKSDRVRGGAWLEIELPPAADPVAVKAEAVEGMRIVHDDEDIVVIDKPVGVAAHPSVGWLGTTVIGGLAAAGYRISTSGSAERQGVVHRLDVGTSGLMVVAKSERAYTLLKQAFRDRTVDKRYHTLVQGHPDPMRGTVDAPIGRHPHHDYKFAVVRDGKDSVTHYETIEAYRAATLLAIKLETGRTHQIRVHMAALRHPCVGDLQYGADPKLGERLGLTRQWLHAVSLGFEHPGTGEWVQFESQYPDDLQRALDLIAAES
- the lspA gene encoding signal peptidase II — protein: MASEVRADSEVAEDVVGIVDETAGDAEVTGASEVSESDSPSAEAEIQTETQTQPDIELEAAPHRKRRIGVVLVFAALALAIDAVSKALVVAKLQDRGPVHVPGGFLDLNLIRNSGAAFSIGEGQTWVFTFIAACVVFVILRVSRNLRSLPWAIALGLLLGGALGNLSDRLFRAPGVGRGDVVDFLQFPTFPLVHYNFPVFNLADSSIVVGGCLMVLLSFLGMQPDGSRHKDVKPEAVAVPAPSSSGDAEPEDSSGKDA
- the hisD gene encoding histidinol dehydrogenase: MITRIDLRGRALDTSQTDPRALVPRAELDVEAALAVVRPIVEDVHHRGEAALIEYGAKFDGVELEQVKVPKAALAEAVEQLDPQVKAALEESIRRARKVHRDQRRQASTTQVVPGGTVSERWVPVDRVGLYVPGGRAVYPSSVVMNVVPAQEAGVGSLAVASPPQKEFGGLPHPTILAACALLGVDEVYAVGGSQAVAMFAYGYQDADGAIVCRRADLVTGPGNIYVAAAKRLLKGVIGIDAEAGPTEIMVVADATADAGIVAADLISQAEHDPLAAAVLVTDSEELADQVVGELETRVAATKHVERIREALAGRQSAIVLVDDIDAALIVANGYAAEHLEIQTRDSAADAAKVRNAGAVFVGSFAPVSLGDYLAGSNHVLPTGGCACHSSGLSVQSFLRGIHVVDYTREALAEASALVVALANAEDLPAHGEAVTARFEDRG
- the ybaK gene encoding Cys-tRNA(Pro) deacylase, with protein sequence MAAKNRQASGTPATALLSKEGVDFTVHTYDHDPSAASYGQEAADALGVEPDRVFKTLVADVDGDLVVAVVPVSGSLDLKALATAVGGKKAAMADPAAVTRTTGYVLGGVSPLGQRKPLPTVVDETAQLFDTMFCSAGKRGMEIELAPGDLVRLTDAVVAEIGREG
- a CDS encoding TraR/DksA family transcriptional regulator; this encodes MTVTQITETVAGVGGLPPYRTGEDPWTPDEVGELQAELEGDAARLRREISTAETGIADLLRDSGEGAGDDQADAGTKNFEREHEMAIANNAREMLQQTERALARLAAGTYGVCESCGEPVGKYRLQAFPRATLCMSCKQKQERR
- a CDS encoding LON peptidase substrate-binding domain-containing protein, coding for MTTELPLFPLGSVLFPGVVLPLHIFEHRYRQLVRDLSALPEGAPRRFGVLAVKDGHEVGHGNVTALYDVGCTAEIDSIVEYEDGRFDITTTGVHRFRLEAFDDEGPYARGEVELLDEVAGPEAEVLAPGLTALFRKYQAALSELRGVQVGSIPELPEDPTVLSYLIGAATVLDTYEKQRLLTTETTVDRLRAEAKILRRETGILKNLPSLPAVDLLRRRSR